A portion of the Paenibacillus sp. PvR098 genome contains these proteins:
- the flgB gene encoding flagellar basal body rod protein FlgB: protein MIESKTSRLNESLLDILSTRNKVIANNIANMDTPHYKSKSVVFHEEFQRKLDGENSKRLAMKQTHEKHLGGPGAPSVPFRIVEMGQTVMNNNNNNVDIDFEMSELAKNQLLYNVTVDRVSGHYSKMKKLMQELR, encoded by the coding sequence GTGATCGAATCCAAAACATCAAGGCTTAATGAATCGCTGCTGGACATACTCAGCACACGGAACAAGGTTATTGCAAACAATATTGCTAATATGGATACTCCTCACTATAAGTCCAAATCCGTTGTTTTTCATGAAGAGTTCCAACGCAAGTTGGATGGGGAAAACAGCAAAAGATTGGCGATGAAACAGACTCATGAAAAACATTTGGGGGGTCCGGGTGCTCCCTCAGTTCCGTTCCGAATAGTTGAAATGGGGCAAACCGTTATGAACAATAACAATAATAATGTTGATATCGATTTCGAGATGTCCGAACTGGCTAAAAATCAGCTTCTTTATAATGTTACAGTTGATCGTGTAAGCGGGCATTACTCTAAAATGAAAAAACTTATGCAGGAACTTCGCTGA
- a CDS encoding DUF3231 family protein, producing the protein MNFFEIIKDTFKPFLDGEKPPLHVGEVMNLWFYLTGTEQTLRVDQVSYNVVQDPELKGKLEDIINNIHKPMINELTEFLKKEGISLPKSSPEKPIGDYRTIPEGAKMSDEEIANLLAYNLVIGITSAVRGLTESVRADVGMMFAKNQMMKVTYSLTLKDLMVKRGWIKVPPYYFPGGNQT; encoded by the coding sequence AACCGTTTCTGGATGGTGAAAAACCACCCCTTCATGTGGGGGAGGTTATGAATCTGTGGTTTTATTTAACTGGCACAGAACAAACTCTGAGAGTTGACCAAGTGTCATACAATGTTGTTCAAGACCCTGAACTTAAGGGAAAATTAGAGGACATCATTAATAATATCCACAAACCTATGATCAATGAGCTAACCGAATTTCTAAAAAAAGAAGGCATTTCTCTTCCTAAGAGCAGTCCAGAAAAACCAATTGGTGACTACAGAACCATTCCTGAGGGAGCGAAAATGTCGGATGAAGAAATAGCAAACTTGTTGGCCTATAATTTAGTTATAGGAATTACGTCTGCTGTCCGTGGTTTAACAGAATCAGTACGAGCGGATGTAGGCATGATGTTTGCAAAAAATCAAATGATGAAAGTGACTTATTCATTAACGTTAAAAGACCTTATGGTTAAACGCGGCTGGATTAAAGTGCCACCTTATTATTTTCCGGGAGGCAACCAAACTTAA
- a CDS encoding methyl-accepting chemotaxis protein yields the protein MINKIDSLDSVVAMVPILKAAVPADLSIAICDLEKFIAYFPGETINLNINIGQALNPEEPLTHALRDNKPSKAEVPADFYGFEFTGTATPVHDKDGRVIGGIAVQLRRQTELRNIADQISESLSQANQRIVNVVEGSNLLAEFTQKLLISSQRAGEGVKNTDEVLSIIKKVADQTNLLGLNAAIEAAHVGDKGRGFEVVAKEIRKLSQETVTSAQTTRETLAHIQEVTKQIGTSIEQIAAIGQEQAASTQQISAFIKQIEEMSNKLKQFAKKL from the coding sequence ATGATTAACAAAATCGATTCGTTAGACAGTGTCGTTGCTATGGTACCCATCCTTAAAGCCGCGGTTCCTGCTGATCTTTCCATAGCTATTTGTGATTTAGAAAAGTTCATTGCCTACTTTCCAGGTGAAACAATAAATTTAAACATCAATATAGGTCAGGCTTTAAACCCAGAGGAACCTCTTACACATGCGCTACGCGACAATAAACCGTCTAAAGCTGAGGTTCCAGCTGATTTCTATGGATTTGAGTTTACCGGAACGGCAACACCTGTTCACGATAAAGATGGCAGAGTCATTGGAGGAATTGCAGTACAATTGCGTAGGCAAACTGAGTTAAGAAATATTGCCGATCAAATTTCTGAATCATTATCACAGGCCAATCAACGAATTGTGAATGTCGTGGAAGGATCAAATTTATTAGCTGAGTTCACCCAAAAACTTCTTATTTCATCCCAGCGGGCTGGAGAGGGTGTTAAGAACACCGACGAAGTGCTGTCTATTATTAAAAAGGTTGCTGACCAAACGAATTTGTTAGGATTAAACGCAGCTATCGAGGCCGCTCATGTTGGAGATAAAGGTAGAGGGTTCGAAGTTGTGGCTAAGGAAATTCGAAAGTTATCTCAAGAAACAGTAACCTCGGCGCAAACGACGCGTGAAACCTTGGCCCATATCCAAGAAGTTACTAAACAAATCGGAACTTCAATTGAGCAAATAGCAGCTATTGGTCAAGAGCAAGCGGCATCT